Within the Moritella sp. F3 genome, the region TAACAGTACATCTAGATGCGGTGATGCGAGTTGTTTTTTAGCGGCAAGTTCAGATTGCTTACAGCCTATAGTCCAAATCCATTCAGGGGTTTGGTAATAATACTTTAGTTCTTCTTCTGTGATGATATGACTTTGACTCAGCTCTAGCTGTAGCGTACGCAAGATCTGGTTAATAAATTGATTATGTGGGGCAAGTTTGTCATTCGCAACAATTAAAATCTGGCAATGCTTAGGTAATGCTATTTTTTCAGCTTGACTAGCGAG harbors:
- a CDS encoding DNA polymerase III subunit psi, with amino-acid sequence MSNFSRYYLQQMGITLWQCHKPQQFPHLASQAEKIALPKHCQILIVANDKLAPHNQFINQILRTLQLELSQSHIITEEELKYYYQTPEWIWTIGCKQSELAAKKQLASPHLDVLLHSAQAKKQLWQQIVSYM